GGCGGTGTGAAATGAGCAGCGGCGTGAGATGAACGGAGGTGTGATATGAGGCAATGGTTGAGAATACTCTTCCTTGCTATTCTGCTGAGCATGCTTTATGTCACCACGAGGGCGATGATGGAGCGCGGCGTATTCGAAGCAGGCGCCGCGTTGTGGCCCGATGCGTGGTTTCGCGCCACGTTGGCCGATGCTTATTTCGGGTTCGTGACGTTTTTCGTCTGGGTTGCTTAC
This portion of the Blastocatellia bacterium genome encodes:
- a CDS encoding DUF1475 domain-containing protein, with translation MRQWLRILFLAILLSMLYVTTRAMMERGVFEAGAALWPDAWFRATLADAYFGFVTFFVWVAYKERRVAAKVIWFILIMSLGNIAMSVYMLIQLSKLKPGDSWESLLLRQQEA